AAGGTGGCAGGGATGTGGGAGACGAAAGTCCTGCCCTATGCCAAGGCGAAAGCCGGAAACTTCGCCGATGTGACCGCCGCGATCACGGCCAACGCCGATGCCGCCGGGGCAAAGTACGGATTCAGGGAGAAAGGCGGCAGCGCCCCCTGGACTCTCCTCAGCACCATCAGCGGCAAGATCGTTGCGGCCAACACGCAATCGCGCGCCGCCCTGATTGACGTGGACACCAATGGTGACGGTTCAGCCGACGCGCAGGTGCAGATCGGCCCGGTCATCCGCGGTACGGCGATCCGCGACTCCCTCGACTTCGTGAACTTCAACGACTTTACCAATCAGATTGATTTTGCCCAGTTCGGCAAGGCCTTCAACACGCACCTGAATGGCAAGGTGCTGAACACAGTGCCGCGCGAGAACCTGGTGGGAAAGCAGGCTCAGGTGCTGGGCGCATTTCCCTTGCCCGCCGGAGCGGCCTTGCCGCTGGTCACGCCACTCACAATCGAGGTCACGCCATGAGCGCAGGCGAGGGTGATGTCATTCTCCGCCTTGAGGACGTGACCAAGGTCTATTCCGGCACCGTGGCGCTGAAGCACGCCTCCATCGACATTCGCAAGGGCGCTGTCACCGTCCTCGTGGGCGAGAACGGCGCAGGCAAGTCCACCATGATGAAGATCATCGCGGGCGTGGAACAGCCAACGCTGGGCCGGATCCTGCTTGATGGACAGGACGTCCATTTCAACCGTCCCGCTGATGCCGAGGCCAAGGGCATCAGCATGGTGTTCCAGGAACTGAACCTGCTGGGCAACCTCACCGTCGCCGAGAACATTTTCATGTCGCGGGAAATCACCCGCGCCGCAATTCACATCGACCATGCCCGGCAGGAGAGCCGCGCGCTCCAGATCCTCGACCGTCTGGAGGCTGGCATCCGCCCCGATATGCTGGTGGAGGATCTGATGATCGGCCAGCAGCAGCTGGTGGAGATTGCCAAGGCGGTCTCTCTCAATTCCCGCATCATCATCTTCGACGAGCCGACCTCGGCACTGAGCGCGGCTGAGGTGGACGTGCTGTTCCGCGTGATTGCAGACCTGAAGAAACAGGGCGTCGCCATCGTCTACATCTCGCACCGGCTGGAAGAACTCATTCGCATCGGGGATTATATCACGGTCCTGCGCGATGGAGCCGTCACGGGAAGCGAGCGCATGGCCAACGTCGATACGCGCTGGATCGTGCGCCAGATGATCGGCTCCGACGCCAAGGATTTTTCCAAGCCGGCGGCCCACGCATTCGGAGCGCCCGTGCTCACCTGCACGGACATCATGCTCCCGCGGACGACCGGCGGTTTGGCGGTTGACCATGTGAGTTTCGACGTGAGGGCGGGCGAAATCTTCGGCATCTACGGCTTGATGGGCGCAGGCCGCAGCGAATTGCTGGAATGCATCGTGGGCCGCCATCCGCAGGCGCAGGGGCATGTCGAGGTCGCGGGTGCCAATGTCGACCGAGCCGATACGGCCGCACGCATCGCCGCCGGACTGAGTCTCATTCCGGAAGACCGGCAGCGCGACGGCCTCGTCACCATCCTCTCCATCGCCTCCAACCTCACGCTGTCATCGCTGCGCCGCCTCGCGAGAATTTTTCATCTGCGCCCGGCGGACGAAGCCGCAGAAGTTGCGGATGCGGTGCAGAAGCTCTCCATCAAGGCCCCGCGCACGGACTTCGATGTATCCTCCCTGTCCGGCGGCAACCAGCAGAAGGTCGTGATTGGCAAGGCCCTGATGACGCGGCCCAAGGTTCTCCTGATGGATGAACCGAGCCGCGGCATCGATGTGGGGGCCAAGGCCGATGTGTTCCGCACCATGCGGAAACTCGCTGCAGACGGCATCGGCATCGTCTTCGTCACCTCCGACCTCGACGAGGTGATGGCGCTCTCCGACCGCATCGGCGTCATGAGCAATGGCCGTATGGTGGCAATCCATGACCGCGCATCCATCACCGAAACAGATATCGTGACGGCCTCCATGGTCGGCCACAAGAAAGCAAGGGCAGCATGACCATGGCCACGCGGCAAACGGAAAAAGGCTCGCTGCTGCTGGCCATCATGAAGCTCCGCACCTTCATTGCGCTTTTCGTGGTGCTGATCTTCTTCTCCATCTTCGCGCCGAACTTCCTGAGTTCCGCCAACTTCGTGCTCATGTCAAAGCACGTGGCGCTCAACGCATTCCTCGCCATGGGCATGACCTTCGTCATCATCACCGGCGGCATCGACCTGTCGGTGGGATCAATCGTCGGCCTCTGCGGCATGGTGGCGGGGGGGCTCATCCTCAATGGCATTGATCTGCCGGGTGGCTGGACGGTCTATTTCAACGTTGTCGAAGTGGTACTGATCACGCTGGCGGTGGGCGTCGGCATCGGCATCATCAACGGACTTCTCATCACAAGGCTCAATGTGGCCCCCTTCATTGCAACGCTGGGCACCCTCTACGTTGCGCGCGGGGCAGGGCTTCTTCTCTCGGGCGGCGCCACATTTCCGAACCTTGTGGGCAATGCGGAACTTGGCACGCAGGGCTTCGGCTGGATTGGCACCACGCGCGCACTGGGGCTGCCCATGTCGGTGTGGGCCCTCATCATTCTGGCACTGGCGGCGGCTTACGTGGCGCGCTTCACGCCCCTCGGCCGCCACGTCTTCGCCGTTGGTGGCAA
The nucleotide sequence above comes from Hyphomicrobiales bacterium. Encoded proteins:
- a CDS encoding DUF2291 family protein — its product is MMVTMTRPLAVLLACLVLAGCKFVPTAEKHKQASNNSAEASDKGFDSKVAGMWETKVLPYAKAKAGNFADVTAAITANADAAGAKYGFREKGGSAPWTLLSTISGKIVAANTQSRAALIDVDTNGDGSADAQVQIGPVIRGTAIRDSLDFVNFNDFTNQIDFAQFGKAFNTHLNGKVLNTVPRENLVGKQAQVLGAFPLPAGAALPLVTPLTIEVTP
- a CDS encoding sugar ABC transporter ATP-binding protein; translation: MSAGEGDVILRLEDVTKVYSGTVALKHASIDIRKGAVTVLVGENGAGKSTMMKIIAGVEQPTLGRILLDGQDVHFNRPADAEAKGISMVFQELNLLGNLTVAENIFMSREITRAAIHIDHARQESRALQILDRLEAGIRPDMLVEDLMIGQQQLVEIAKAVSLNSRIIIFDEPTSALSAAEVDVLFRVIADLKKQGVAIVYISHRLEELIRIGDYITVLRDGAVTGSERMANVDTRWIVRQMIGSDAKDFSKPAAHAFGAPVLTCTDIMLPRTTGGLAVDHVSFDVRAGEIFGIYGLMGAGRSELLECIVGRHPQAQGHVEVAGANVDRADTAARIAAGLSLIPEDRQRDGLVTILSIASNLTLSSLRRLARIFHLRPADEAAEVADAVQKLSIKAPRTDFDVSSLSGGNQQKVVIGKALMTRPKVLLMDEPSRGIDVGAKADVFRTMRKLAADGIGIVFVTSDLDEVMALSDRIGVMSNGRMVAIHDRASITETDIVTASMVGHKKARAA
- a CDS encoding ABC transporter permease; its protein translation is MTMATRQTEKGSLLLAIMKLRTFIALFVVLIFFSIFAPNFLSSANFVLMSKHVALNAFLAMGMTFVIITGGIDLSVGSIVGLCGMVAGGLILNGIDLPGGWTVYFNVVEVVLITLAVGVGIGIINGLLITRLNVAPFIATLGTLYVARGAGLLLSGGATFPNLVGNAELGTQGFGWIGTTRALGLPMSVWALIILALAAAYVARFTPLGRHVFAVGGNERAARMSGVRVNRVKMAVYMFSGFCAAIVGIIISSELMAAHPATGESFELNAIAAAVLGGTSMSGGRGTVGGTIIGAFVIGILSDGLVMMGVSTFWQMVIKGLVIIFAVVIDQAQRRLQQRVALMQMAKAG